The DNA region CTCCAAAGGTAAATTTAAAAGATACTTTCAAATTAATTTTCAAAAATGACCAATTAGTTGCTTTAATAGGAACAGTTTTAATGTATAACTTAGTTGCTCAAATATCTGGTGGTGTAGCTATATACTACTTTAAATATGTAATTGGAAGAGAAGCTCTATTCTCAGTTTTTACAGGATTTTCAGGAGTAGCTGAAATAGCAGCCCTAATGGCTTTCCCAATGTTATCAACTAAAATAGGAAGAAAGAAAGTATTTTTCTTAGCTTGTAGTTTACCAGTAATAGGTTTTGGATTACTATGTTTAGCTGGATATATAGCTCCAGAAAGTGCTACTCTAGTTGCTGCTTGTGGAATTGTAGCTAAATTAGGATCAGGACTTTCTTTAGGAATTTCAACAGTTATGTTAGCTGACGTTGTTGACTATGGAGAATATAAATTTGGAAGTAGAAACGAAAGTGTAATCTTCTCAGTACAAACACTACTTGTTAAATCTGCTTCTGCTGTAAGTGGTTGGTTAATAGGAATTGGACTATCTTTAGTAGGATATGTTGCAAATGTACAACAAACAGCTTCTGCTATAATGGGTATAAGAAGTTTAATGATAATTTTCCCTATGTTGTTATCAGCTATGGGATATATAATATATAAAAAATATTATAAACTAAATGATGAATATTATGATGAGATTATAGAAAAATTAGCACAAAATAG from uncultured Fusobacterium sp. includes:
- the melB gene encoding melibiose:sodium transporter MelB, which translates into the protein MVDFKMKLSYGIGALGKDYACAIIYIFLMYYLTDVVGLVPAFVGTLFLVARLWDAINDPMMGMIVDNTRSKYGKFRPWILIGTILNAVVLIAMFFKPNGLEGKMLYAYISVAYILWGMTYTVMDIPFWSMIPALSSDKKEREKIAVVPRIFASLAWLSIGSFGLPVIGLLGNGNEGKGFSLLAIGIAIFFIFASTLTVVNVKEQIVSNQKAPKVNLKDTFKLIFKNDQLVALIGTVLMYNLVAQISGGVAIYYFKYVIGREALFSVFTGFSGVAEIAALMAFPMLSTKIGRKKVFFLACSLPVIGFGLLCLAGYIAPESATLVAACGIVAKLGSGLSLGISTVMLADVVDYGEYKFGSRNESVIFSVQTLLVKSASAVSGWLIGIGLSLVGYVANVQQTASAIMGIRSLMIIFPMLLSAMGYIIYKKYYKLNDEYYDEIIEKLAQNRKQETV